A single region of the Solwaraspora sp. WMMD791 genome encodes:
- a CDS encoding (2Fe-2S)-binding protein, with the protein MLAGKLIAARIAGEAPSWSDLFDPVRLHPGVEAGGLLHNTAQVTRHFVGDRLRRPAHADSVDELPPGSGAVVRLGGERCAVYRAPDGRLQAVSATCTHMGCLVAFNDAEQTWDCPCHGSRFAPDGSVLHGPATRPLEPHDVPDDDRR; encoded by the coding sequence GTGCTGGCCGGCAAGTTGATCGCCGCCCGGATCGCGGGCGAGGCACCATCGTGGAGCGACCTGTTCGACCCGGTCCGGCTGCACCCGGGTGTCGAGGCCGGCGGGTTGCTGCACAACACCGCCCAGGTCACCCGGCACTTCGTCGGCGACCGGCTGCGCCGCCCGGCGCACGCGGACAGCGTCGACGAACTCCCGCCGGGCAGCGGCGCGGTCGTGCGCCTCGGCGGCGAACGGTGCGCGGTGTACCGGGCACCGGACGGCCGGCTGCAGGCGGTGTCGGCGACCTGTACCCACATGGGCTGCCTGGTGGCGTTCAACGACGCCGAGCAGACCTGGGACTGCCCCTGCCACGGATCCCGGTTCGCCCCGGACGGCAGCGTCCTGCACGGCCCGGCGACCCGTCCGCTGGAGCCGCACGACGTGCCCGACGACGATCGCCGCTGA
- a CDS encoding SURF1 family protein encodes MYRFLLTPRWLGHLALAVVAAAVMVQLGNWQLDRYHQRSEVNDRIDAAADQTPVAVTQVVGPPGAAAGQAGAPPPQSVTWTRVTATGRYDSDNQVLVRSRTANSRVGFEIVTPLVLADGSAVLVDRGWIPPADSGAGAQPQLPATPAGEVTVIGLVRQPEPMSGAVTRRDGKLETRRIATEALAAELPYPVRGGYLLLQEQTPAPDPAFVAVAIRHENSWQNGGYVVQWWVFAAMTLVGYGWLARREAQNRRAAVPSGPTDRAAAPDSTDRAAVPPA; translated from the coding sequence GTGTACCGGTTCCTGCTGACGCCCCGCTGGTTGGGTCACCTCGCGCTGGCGGTGGTGGCCGCCGCGGTGATGGTGCAGCTGGGCAACTGGCAGCTCGACCGCTACCACCAGCGCAGCGAGGTCAACGACCGGATCGACGCCGCCGCCGACCAGACCCCGGTGGCGGTGACGCAGGTCGTCGGCCCCCCGGGGGCAGCGGCCGGACAGGCCGGTGCGCCGCCGCCGCAGTCGGTGACCTGGACCCGGGTCACCGCGACCGGGCGCTACGACAGCGACAACCAGGTCCTGGTCCGCAGCCGGACGGCGAACAGCCGGGTCGGTTTCGAGATCGTCACCCCGCTGGTGCTGGCCGACGGCTCCGCCGTCCTGGTCGACCGGGGCTGGATCCCGCCGGCCGACAGCGGTGCCGGCGCGCAGCCGCAACTGCCGGCCACTCCGGCCGGTGAGGTGACGGTGATCGGGCTGGTCCGCCAGCCGGAGCCGATGTCCGGCGCGGTCACCCGCCGCGACGGCAAGTTGGAAACCCGCCGGATCGCCACCGAAGCCCTCGCCGCCGAGTTGCCCTATCCGGTACGCGGCGGCTACCTGCTGCTGCAGGAGCAGACCCCGGCGCCGGACCCGGCGTTCGTCGCGGTCGCCATCCGGCACGAGAACAGCTGGCAGAACGGCGGGTACGTGGTCCAGTGGTGGGTCTTCGCCGCGATGACCCTGGTCGGGTACGGCTGGCTGGCGCGCCGGGAGGCGCAGAACCGCCGGGCCGCCGTACCGTCGGGCCCCACCGACCGGGCCGCCGCGCCCGACTCGACCGACCGGGCCGCCGTACCGCCGGCATGA
- a CDS encoding transglycosylase domain-containing protein has protein sequence MAAVAGLTVIASTRAIEQVPEKLRDIDPAQTSYVYAADGRTLVTMFYEEHRKYVPLTEMSPFIQQAIVASEDVRFYQHNGVDPKGVARAFVANSQAGGVSQGGSTLTMQYVRLALQETAETPLELQAATAQTPGRKIREIRIAMELEKQLSKPEILERYLNAAYFGHRAYGIYAAAEIFFSKHPRELSASEAALIAGLVKAPSEYDPATSDQAAATERRNYVIDRMAALGYLAPAAAARSKAEPIQLNLSTPPNECVSVPAEHNDWGFFCDYLKSWWMGQKAFGDSPSERLSNLRTGGYRIVTSLDPTTQKAAQDQVTSRESIGSPFAHGLVAVEPGTGHVKAMAINRVYSLDQTDNGGHSNPTLRSKGVKGNYPNTVTPLLGGGDLPGYQAGSTFKMFTMLAALDAGMPLRSGFNAPHRINSIYDGGEGTSSCGGRWCPSNASGAMAGYHYMWSAFGKSVNTYFVWLLQQVGAEKAVQMAERLGLRWRTDVDKRNASPEHASKWGAFTLGVSDVTPLEMANAYATIAADGSHCEDSPVLSVENPDGSPVTYRTLTGVEVEVATPRCHAAFSPDVARAATDAARCPVGDRPAAGGCGGWSTADGVAKAVGRPVAGKTGTTDSTRSAWFTGYTPDLAVASFIADPDNPFNAVGDWQSQKPVDTAAGTLKNALKDRPVRQFAPPSAEIIG, from the coding sequence ATGGCCGCAGTCGCCGGCCTCACCGTCATCGCCAGCACCAGGGCCATCGAACAGGTCCCGGAGAAGCTGCGCGACATCGATCCGGCCCAGACCTCCTACGTGTACGCGGCGGACGGCCGGACCCTGGTGACGATGTTCTACGAGGAGCACCGCAAGTACGTCCCGCTGACCGAGATGTCGCCCTTCATCCAGCAGGCGATCGTCGCCTCCGAGGACGTCCGGTTCTACCAGCACAACGGCGTCGACCCCAAGGGTGTCGCCCGCGCGTTCGTGGCCAACTCCCAGGCCGGCGGGGTGTCCCAGGGCGGCTCCACGCTGACCATGCAGTACGTCCGGCTCGCCCTGCAGGAGACCGCGGAGACACCGCTGGAACTGCAGGCGGCGACCGCCCAGACCCCGGGCCGCAAGATCCGCGAGATCCGGATCGCGATGGAGCTGGAGAAGCAGCTGTCCAAGCCGGAGATCCTGGAGCGTTACCTCAACGCCGCCTACTTCGGCCACCGGGCGTACGGCATCTACGCGGCCGCGGAGATCTTCTTCTCCAAACACCCCCGGGAACTCAGCGCCAGCGAGGCGGCGCTCATCGCAGGCCTGGTCAAGGCGCCGTCGGAGTACGACCCGGCCACCTCGGACCAGGCCGCCGCGACTGAACGCCGCAACTACGTCATCGACCGGATGGCGGCGCTGGGCTATCTGGCCCCCGCCGCCGCCGCGCGGTCCAAGGCCGAACCCATCCAGCTCAACCTGAGTACGCCACCCAACGAGTGTGTCTCGGTGCCGGCCGAGCACAACGACTGGGGCTTCTTCTGCGACTACCTGAAGTCCTGGTGGATGGGGCAGAAGGCGTTCGGCGACAGCCCGTCGGAGCGGCTGTCCAACCTGCGCACCGGCGGGTACCGGATCGTCACCAGCCTCGACCCGACCACCCAGAAGGCCGCCCAGGACCAGGTGACGTCCCGGGAGTCGATCGGCAGCCCGTTCGCCCACGGGCTGGTCGCCGTCGAGCCCGGCACCGGCCACGTCAAGGCGATGGCGATCAACCGGGTCTACTCGCTCGACCAGACCGACAACGGCGGGCACTCCAACCCCACCCTGCGCAGCAAAGGGGTCAAGGGCAACTATCCGAACACGGTGACCCCGCTGCTCGGCGGCGGCGACCTGCCCGGGTACCAGGCCGGGTCGACGTTCAAGATGTTCACCATGCTGGCCGCGCTGGACGCCGGCATGCCGCTGCGCTCCGGGTTCAACGCCCCGCACCGGATCAACTCCATCTACGACGGCGGCGAAGGCACCAGCAGCTGCGGCGGCCGGTGGTGCCCGAGCAACGCCTCCGGCGCGATGGCCGGCTACCACTACATGTGGTCCGCCTTCGGCAAGTCGGTCAACACCTACTTCGTGTGGCTGCTGCAGCAGGTCGGCGCCGAGAAGGCGGTACAGATGGCCGAACGGCTCGGGCTGCGCTGGCGCACCGACGTCGACAAGCGCAACGCCTCCCCCGAGCACGCCAGCAAATGGGGCGCGTTCACCCTCGGCGTGTCCGACGTGACGCCGCTGGAGATGGCGAACGCCTACGCCACCATCGCCGCCGACGGCAGTCACTGCGAGGACTCCCCGGTGCTGTCGGTGGAGAACCCGGACGGCAGCCCGGTCACCTACCGGACGTTGACCGGGGTCGAGGTCGAGGTGGCCACCCCGCGCTGCCACGCGGCGTTCTCACCGGACGTGGCCCGGGCCGCCACCGACGCCGCCCGATGCCCGGTCGGCGACCGGCCCGCCGCCGGCGGCTGCGGCGGCTGGTCCACCGCCGACGGCGTGGCCAAGGCGGTCGGCCGGCCGGTCGCCGGCAAGACGGGCACCACCGACAGCACCCGGTCGGCCTGGTTCACCGGCTACACCCCGGACCTCGCGGTGGCCAGCTTCATCGCCGATCCGGACAACCCGTTCAACGCCGTCGGCGACTGGCAGTCCCAGAAGCCGGTGGACACGGCGGCCGGCACCCTGAAGAACGCGCTCAAGGACCGACCGGTACGCCAGTTCGCGCCACCGTCAGCCGAGATCATCGGCTGA
- the araA gene encoding L-arabinose isomerase codes for MEAGKRSAQVWFLTGSQGLYGDDTLRQVAEQSQEIAGRLGAADGLPVEIVWRPVLTSPEEIVRVCLAANTEPDVVGVIAWMHTFSPAKMWIAGLDALRKPLLHLHTQANVELPWAEIDMDFMNLNQAAHGDREFGYVQTRLGVARKTVAGHVSDPRVVGRIAGWARAAIGHSELRSLKLARFGDNMRNVAVTEGDKVEAQVRFGVSVNTYGVNELVEAVDAVPDTDVKVLVDEYEQRYRVDAALRAGGDRHDSLRYAARIELGLRGFLTDGGFRAFTTNFEDLGGLRQLPGLAVQRLMADGYGFGGEGDWKTAVLVRTLKAMSTGLAGGTSFMEDYTYDLTPGQERILGAHMLEVCPSIAADTPSCEIHPLSIGGREDPVRLVFDAAPGRAVVLGMVDLGERFRLVANEIEVVPPAQPLPKLPVARAVWRPEPDLPTSAEAWLTAGGPHHTVLSQAVGVDELHDLAEMTGTELAVIDADTTTRRFAAELRWSQAYHRLARGF; via the coding sequence ATGGAGGCAGGGAAACGGTCCGCGCAGGTGTGGTTCCTCACCGGCAGCCAGGGGCTGTACGGCGACGACACGCTGCGTCAGGTGGCCGAGCAGTCCCAGGAGATCGCCGGTCGGCTCGGTGCCGCCGACGGGCTGCCGGTCGAGATCGTCTGGCGCCCGGTGCTGACCAGTCCGGAGGAGATCGTCCGGGTCTGCCTGGCGGCCAACACCGAACCCGACGTGGTCGGCGTGATCGCCTGGATGCACACCTTCTCGCCGGCCAAGATGTGGATCGCCGGGCTGGACGCGCTGCGCAAGCCGCTGCTGCACCTGCACACCCAGGCCAACGTCGAACTGCCCTGGGCCGAGATCGACATGGACTTCATGAACCTGAACCAGGCCGCGCACGGCGACCGCGAGTTCGGCTACGTGCAGACCCGGCTCGGGGTGGCCCGCAAGACCGTCGCCGGCCACGTCAGCGACCCCCGGGTCGTCGGCCGGATCGCCGGTTGGGCGCGGGCCGCGATCGGCCACAGCGAACTGCGGTCGCTGAAGCTGGCCCGGTTCGGCGACAACATGCGCAACGTCGCGGTCACTGAAGGTGACAAGGTCGAGGCGCAGGTCCGGTTCGGCGTCTCGGTCAACACGTACGGGGTGAACGAACTGGTCGAGGCGGTCGACGCGGTGCCGGACACCGACGTCAAGGTCCTCGTCGACGAGTACGAGCAGCGCTACCGGGTCGACGCGGCGCTGCGGGCCGGCGGCGACCGGCACGACTCGCTGCGCTACGCCGCCCGCATCGAGCTGGGCCTGCGCGGCTTCCTCACCGACGGCGGCTTCCGGGCCTTCACCACGAACTTCGAGGACCTCGGCGGGCTGCGGCAACTGCCCGGCCTGGCGGTGCAGCGGCTGATGGCCGACGGCTACGGCTTCGGCGGCGAGGGCGACTGGAAGACCGCCGTACTGGTCCGGACCCTGAAGGCGATGTCGACGGGGCTTGCCGGCGGCACGTCGTTCATGGAGGACTACACCTACGATCTGACCCCCGGTCAGGAGCGGATCCTCGGCGCGCACATGTTGGAGGTCTGCCCGAGCATCGCCGCCGACACCCCGTCGTGCGAGATCCATCCGCTGAGCATCGGCGGCCGGGAGGACCCCGTACGGCTGGTCTTCGACGCCGCACCCGGCCGGGCCGTCGTGCTCGGCATGGTCGACCTGGGCGAACGGTTCCGCCTGGTGGCCAACGAAATTGAGGTCGTGCCGCCGGCACAGCCGTTGCCGAAGTTGCCGGTGGCCCGGGCGGTGTGGCGCCCCGAGCCGGACCTGCCGACGTCGGCGGAGGCGTGGCTGACCGCCGGCGGCCCGCATCACACCGTCCTCTCCCAGGCCGTCGGGGTGGACGAGTTGCACGATCTGGCCGAGATGACCGGCACCGAACTGGCGGTCATCGACGCCGACACGACGACCCGCCGGTTCGCCGCCGAGCTGCGCTGGAGCCAGGCGTACCACCGGCTGGCCCGGGGCTTCTGA
- the araB gene encoding ribulokinase — MNTDQYTIGIDFGTLSGRAVVVRVADGAELGSAVHEYRNAVIDRALPTSGKPLPPDWALQDPEDYREVLRHAVPAAVADAGVDPAQVIGIATDFTACTVLPTLTDGTPLCQLPELADRPHAWPKLWKHHSAQPQADRINALAHERGEPWIGRYGGRISAEWQFAKALQVLEEDPQVYARTERWIEAADWIVWQLCGTETRNACTAGYKGIHQDGRYPDPAYLAALHPDFADFAATRLEHPILPLGARAGGLSAEAAGWTGLPAGIAVAVGNVDAHVTPPAAGAVAPGQLLAVMGTSTCHVMNGTDLVEVPGICGVVDGGITAGAYGYEAGQSGVGDIFAWFVDHAVPPAVHDEAARLGLSVHELLTRQAAEQPVGGHGLVALDWHSGNRSVLVDHHLSGLIVGLTLATRPDEIYRALIEATAFGTRTIVETFERAGLPVTEFVVAGGLKRNKLIMQIYADVLRRPVSVASSDQAPALGSAIHAAVAAGAYPDVVTAAGAMGAVETAVYRPDADRAAGYDLLYAEYQLLHDHFGTGADKAMHRLRDIRNAALARSDREASV, encoded by the coding sequence GTGAACACCGACCAGTACACCATCGGCATCGACTTCGGCACCCTGTCCGGACGGGCGGTCGTGGTCCGGGTCGCCGACGGCGCGGAGCTCGGCTCGGCGGTGCACGAGTACCGCAACGCCGTCATCGACCGGGCCCTGCCCACCAGCGGCAAACCGCTGCCGCCGGACTGGGCGCTGCAGGACCCCGAGGACTACCGCGAGGTGCTGCGGCACGCCGTACCGGCCGCCGTGGCCGACGCCGGTGTCGACCCGGCGCAGGTGATCGGCATCGCCACCGACTTCACCGCCTGCACCGTGCTGCCGACCCTCACCGACGGCACCCCGCTGTGCCAGCTGCCGGAGCTTGCCGACCGGCCGCACGCCTGGCCGAAACTGTGGAAGCACCACTCGGCGCAGCCGCAGGCCGACCGGATCAACGCGCTGGCCCACGAGCGCGGTGAACCGTGGATCGGCCGGTACGGCGGCCGGATCTCCGCCGAGTGGCAGTTCGCCAAGGCGCTGCAGGTGCTGGAGGAGGATCCGCAGGTCTACGCCCGTACCGAGCGGTGGATCGAGGCCGCCGACTGGATCGTCTGGCAGTTGTGCGGCACCGAGACCCGCAACGCCTGCACGGCCGGCTACAAGGGCATCCACCAGGACGGCCGGTACCCGGACCCGGCGTACCTGGCGGCGCTGCACCCCGACTTCGCCGACTTCGCGGCGACCCGGCTGGAGCATCCGATCCTGCCGCTGGGTGCGCGGGCCGGCGGGCTGAGCGCCGAGGCCGCCGGCTGGACCGGGCTGCCGGCCGGTATCGCGGTCGCCGTCGGCAACGTCGACGCCCACGTCACCCCGCCGGCCGCCGGCGCGGTCGCCCCCGGCCAGCTGCTCGCCGTGATGGGCACCTCCACCTGCCACGTGATGAACGGCACCGACCTGGTCGAGGTCCCCGGCATCTGCGGCGTCGTCGACGGCGGCATCACCGCCGGGGCGTACGGCTACGAGGCCGGCCAGTCCGGCGTCGGCGACATCTTCGCCTGGTTCGTCGACCACGCCGTACCGCCGGCGGTGCACGACGAGGCGGCACGCCTCGGGCTCAGCGTGCACGAGCTGCTCACCCGGCAGGCCGCCGAGCAGCCGGTCGGCGGGCACGGGCTGGTCGCCCTGGACTGGCACAGCGGCAACCGGTCGGTCCTGGTCGACCACCACCTGTCCGGGCTGATCGTCGGGCTCACCCTGGCCACCCGGCCGGACGAGATCTACCGGGCACTGATCGAGGCGACCGCCTTCGGCACCCGGACCATCGTGGAGACGTTCGAACGGGCCGGGCTGCCGGTGACCGAGTTCGTCGTCGCCGGTGGCCTCAAGCGCAACAAGCTGATCATGCAGATCTACGCCGACGTGCTGCGCCGGCCGGTCAGCGTGGCCAGCTCCGACCAGGCGCCGGCGCTCGGTTCGGCGATCCACGCGGCGGTCGCCGCCGGGGCGTACCCGGACGTGGTCACCGCGGCCGGCGCGATGGGCGCGGTGGAGACCGCCGTCTACCGGCCCGACGCCGACCGGGCCGCCGGCTACGACCTGCTGTACGCCGAGTACCAGCTGCTGCACGACCACTTCGGCACCGGCGCAGACAAGGCGATGCACCGGCTACGGGACATCCGTAACGCCGCTCTCGCCCGCTCCGACCGGGAGGCTTCCGTCTGA
- a CDS encoding cobyrinate a,c-diamide synthase: protein MPSVPRLVVSAPASGHGKTSVAIGLLAALRELGLSTAGAKIGPDHTDAAYLGAAAGRPGRNLDPMLVGTGRIGPLLAHGAAGADVAVLGGAMGLYDSLGTRADSASTATVATALRAPVLMVVDAAAMGQSIGALVHGFRAYDDLLWLGGVILNRVSSARHEQVLREALDDIGVPVLGALHRGELPAGIPRAAGVVPVAHHSIDTVRLIRRLGEAVDAAVDLDRVLALARSAPPLPVPAWSAADALAAEAEAAGAPPVAPPVRRPVIAVAGTPELVYGYTETVELITAAGGAVVPFDPLRDELLPEATAALVLPGGLPEAYLPELSANRALTTAVADLARAGRPVLAEGSGLLWLVRECDGRPMGEVFDAAAMTSDRMVVGYREATSRAATPVAPLGGRMIGYKQHQVVVAPRAGHTPAWTWGNGVPEGFVWRRVHASQLTLHWAGAPDIARRLVLAAADGRLAGADARGPAGDGRVPGPDHRGGDGPVPEEPPMPPMGPMPPMPRPTPLAEEDTDPLLVHSADDLG, encoded by the coding sequence ATGCCGTCCGTGCCCCGCCTGGTGGTGAGTGCCCCCGCCTCCGGACACGGTAAGACCTCGGTGGCGATCGGGCTGCTCGCCGCGTTGCGCGAGCTCGGTCTGAGCACCGCCGGGGCGAAGATCGGACCGGACCACACCGATGCGGCGTACCTCGGTGCCGCCGCCGGCCGACCCGGCCGCAACCTGGACCCGATGCTGGTCGGCACCGGCCGGATCGGTCCGCTGCTGGCCCACGGCGCGGCCGGGGCGGACGTCGCGGTGCTCGGTGGGGCGATGGGCCTGTACGACAGCCTGGGCACCCGGGCGGACAGCGCGTCGACCGCGACGGTGGCCACCGCGCTGCGGGCCCCGGTGCTGATGGTGGTCGACGCGGCGGCGATGGGCCAGTCGATCGGTGCGTTGGTGCACGGCTTCCGGGCCTACGACGATCTGCTGTGGCTCGGTGGGGTGATCCTCAACCGGGTCAGTTCGGCCCGCCACGAGCAGGTGCTGCGAGAGGCACTCGACGACATCGGGGTGCCGGTGCTGGGCGCACTGCACCGGGGTGAGCTGCCCGCCGGTATTCCCCGCGCCGCCGGGGTGGTACCGGTGGCGCATCACAGTATCGACACCGTACGGCTGATCCGTCGTCTCGGTGAGGCGGTGGACGCCGCCGTGGACCTCGACCGGGTGCTGGCCCTGGCCCGGTCGGCGCCGCCGCTGCCGGTGCCGGCCTGGTCGGCCGCCGACGCCCTGGCCGCCGAGGCGGAGGCGGCCGGCGCCCCGCCGGTGGCGCCGCCGGTACGGCGACCGGTGATCGCCGTCGCCGGTACGCCGGAACTGGTCTACGGCTACACCGAGACGGTGGAGCTGATCACCGCCGCCGGTGGGGCGGTGGTGCCGTTCGACCCGCTGCGCGACGAACTGCTGCCGGAGGCGACCGCCGCGCTGGTCCTGCCCGGCGGGTTGCCGGAGGCGTACCTGCCGGAGTTGTCGGCGAACCGGGCGTTGACCACGGCCGTGGCGGATCTGGCCCGGGCCGGCCGGCCGGTGCTGGCCGAGGGCAGTGGCCTGCTGTGGCTGGTCCGCGAGTGCGACGGCCGGCCGATGGGGGAGGTGTTCGACGCGGCCGCGATGACCTCCGACCGGATGGTCGTCGGCTACCGGGAGGCGACGTCGCGGGCGGCGACCCCGGTCGCTCCGCTGGGTGGTCGGATGATCGGCTACAAGCAGCACCAGGTGGTGGTCGCTCCGCGCGCCGGGCACACCCCGGCGTGGACGTGGGGCAACGGTGTGCCGGAGGGGTTCGTGTGGCGTCGGGTGCACGCCTCCCAGTTGACGTTGCACTGGGCCGGGGCGCCGGACATCGCCCGGCGGCTGGTCCTGGCCGCCGCCGATGGCCGGTTGGCCGGTGCCGACGCCCGGGGCCCGGCTGGCGACGGGCGCGTCCCCGGACCGGACCATCGGGGTGGGGACGGTCCGGTGCCGGAGGAGCCGCCGATGCCGCCGATGGGCCCGATGCCGCCGATGCCGCGTCCGACGCCGCTGGCCGAGGAGGACACCGATCCGCTGCTGGTGCACTCAGCCGATGATCTCGGCTGA
- a CDS encoding L-ribulose-5-phosphate 4-epimerase gives MTTTAQPSADVAAEITRLRDEVCRLHEHLTRWGLVTWTSGNVSARVPGADLLVIKPSGVSYDELTPAHMVVTDLDGTLVEGDYAPSSDTEAHAYVYRHMPSVGGVVHTHSPYATAWAARGEPIPCAVTAMADEFGGEIPVGPFALIGSDAIGRGIVATLSGHRSPAVLMRQHGPFTIGASAKAAVKAAVMCEDVARTIHLARQLGPVEPLPQAAVDALYERYQNVYGQR, from the coding sequence ATGACCACCACCGCCCAGCCCAGCGCCGACGTGGCCGCCGAGATCACCCGGCTGCGCGACGAGGTGTGCCGGCTGCACGAGCACCTGACCCGCTGGGGTCTGGTCACCTGGACCAGCGGCAACGTCTCGGCCCGGGTGCCCGGTGCCGACCTGCTGGTGATCAAGCCGTCCGGGGTCAGCTACGACGAGCTCACCCCGGCGCACATGGTCGTCACCGACCTGGACGGCACTCTCGTCGAGGGCGACTACGCGCCGTCGAGCGACACCGAGGCGCACGCGTACGTCTACCGGCACATGCCGTCCGTCGGCGGGGTGGTGCACACGCACAGCCCGTACGCCACCGCCTGGGCCGCGCGCGGCGAACCGATCCCGTGCGCGGTGACCGCGATGGCCGACGAGTTCGGCGGCGAGATTCCGGTCGGGCCGTTCGCGTTGATCGGTTCCGACGCGATCGGCCGGGGCATCGTCGCCACCCTGTCCGGTCACCGCTCGCCCGCCGTGCTGATGCGCCAGCACGGTCCGTTCACCATCGGCGCGAGCGCCAAGGCGGCGGTGAAGGCGGCGGTGATGTGCGAGGACGTCGCCCGCACGATCCATCTGGCCCGTCAGCTCGGCCCGGTCGAGCCGCTGCCGCAGGCCGCGGTCGACGCGCTGTACGAGCGCTACCAGAACGTGTACGGCCAGCGGTGA
- a CDS encoding amino acid permease produces the protein MTAAVPPLARRLGTRDAVVIGLGAMIGAGVFAAFAPATAAAGGWLLAALAIAAVVAYCNAMSSARLAARYPESGGTYVYGRQRLGDLWGHLAGWGFVVGKTASCAAMALTVGSYLAPAYARPVAVAAVVALTVLNLFGVHRSAWATRVIVTVVLTVLAAVVVVGLLGGARPVVGATGGGPVDGWGVLQGAGLLFFAFAGYARIATLGEEVRDPQRTIPRAIPIALGITLAVYALVAVAALRALGPAGLADTPAPLAAAVSQAGAGWLTPVVRIGAATAALGALLALILGVSRTVFAMSRGRHLPAGLDAVHPRRQVPHRAEIAVGVAVVALVCVADLREAIGFSSFGVLIYYAVANAAASTLHRDEGALPRAVPLVGIVGCLLLAATLPGAAVLTGLAVFAVGVVVWWAGRGVRARG, from the coding sequence ATGACCGCCGCCGTACCGCCGCTGGCCCGCCGGCTCGGCACCCGCGACGCCGTCGTCATCGGGCTCGGGGCGATGATCGGCGCCGGGGTCTTCGCGGCGTTCGCCCCGGCGACGGCCGCCGCTGGCGGCTGGCTGCTGGCCGCCCTCGCGATCGCCGCCGTGGTGGCGTACTGCAACGCGATGTCGTCGGCCCGGCTGGCCGCCCGCTACCCGGAGTCCGGCGGCACCTACGTCTACGGCCGGCAGCGGCTCGGCGACCTCTGGGGCCACCTCGCCGGCTGGGGCTTCGTGGTCGGCAAGACCGCCTCCTGCGCGGCGATGGCGCTCACCGTCGGCAGCTACCTGGCGCCGGCGTACGCCCGGCCGGTCGCGGTCGCGGCGGTGGTCGCGCTCACCGTACTGAACCTGTTCGGCGTGCACCGGTCGGCATGGGCGACCCGGGTGATCGTCACCGTCGTGCTGACGGTGCTGGCCGCCGTGGTCGTCGTCGGGCTGCTCGGCGGTGCCCGACCGGTCGTCGGCGCGACGGGCGGCGGGCCGGTCGACGGGTGGGGGGTGCTGCAGGGTGCCGGCCTGCTCTTCTTCGCGTTCGCCGGCTACGCCCGGATCGCCACCCTCGGCGAGGAGGTCCGCGACCCGCAGCGCACCATCCCCCGGGCGATCCCGATCGCGTTGGGCATCACCCTGGCCGTGTACGCGCTGGTCGCGGTCGCCGCGCTGCGGGCGCTGGGCCCGGCCGGGCTGGCCGACACGCCGGCACCGCTGGCCGCCGCCGTGTCCCAGGCCGGTGCCGGCTGGTTGACCCCGGTGGTACGCATCGGCGCGGCCACGGCGGCGCTCGGCGCGCTGCTGGCGTTGATCCTCGGGGTGTCCCGGACCGTGTTCGCGATGTCCCGGGGCCGGCACCTGCCCGCCGGGCTGGACGCCGTGCATCCGCGCCGGCAGGTGCCGCACCGGGCGGAGATCGCGGTCGGGGTCGCGGTGGTGGCCCTGGTCTGCGTCGCCGACCTGCGCGAGGCGATCGGCTTCTCGTCGTTCGGCGTACTGATCTACTACGCGGTGGCCAACGCAGCCGCGTCGACCCTGCACCGCGACGAGGGCGCGTTGCCGAGGGCCGTACCGCTCGTCGGGATCGTCGGCTGCCTGCTGCTGGCCGCCACCCTGCCCGGTGCGGCGGTGCTCACCGGGCTGGCCGTGTTCGCCGTCGGCGTCGTCGTCTGGTGGGCCGGTCGCGGCGTACGCGCCCGAGGCTGA